A region of the Arenibacter antarcticus genome:
CAGGGGTTGCTTATTGCGATTTACTTTTACGCTGGACCAATAATCCTCTTGCGGACATTGTGGAAAAATGATAATAGCAGGGTATTTTTCCCTATTAGCATCTTCTAAAAACAAAGAACTCCCGTGAGTCAATTGCTTGGTATTATCACTACCCCTTTCTCCTGCCCCATGTAAAAACAGCACCACAGGATACTGCTCAGAGTCCGAAAAATCTTTAGGATATAAAATTCGATATTTTAAAGAATCTGCCCCTTTCTTAAAAGTTGCCGCTTGGTAAAGATCCTTTTGTGCGTAGGTAGCAACGTTACCCAGACAAAACATGAATAATAATAGTCTTATTTTAGTTCCCATATGTAAATCCTAATTTTGTTAAACCTGCTTTAACCTCTTTGTTCTGCATAAACAGTTTCCACAGCAGTCCCGTTCTGTAATTCTCAATCATGATGATCTGTGGTCCTTGGTCTATTGCCAGATATGCTTCTGCCACCCAAAAATTATACTGCGGACTAAAGGCGTCGTAAAATCCCGCCGGTCCCAACAGTTTATCTTTATGTTGATAAAAATAGTGCATGGCCTTTAGCGATTCTGTTGGGGTGTAGGGTATAGAGCTTATGGCCGCCGTGGGGGAAATTACACCCACATCATTAGCGGGGGAATGGGCGCTATACCCCAGACTGCCATCTGAATTTCTTGAATAACTAGCGGATAAACCCCAACAATCTGGACCGTACCCTATAAATTGCTTGGGATTCTCTACAGCATACCGATAATTGATGCTGGCATGATTGATACTTACTTCCCCATAATCCACAAACTCATCTTTTAACCCTATTGGGTTTAATCCCAAAAACGAGTAGTGCGAAAAAAACAAAGGTCCTCCATAGGTCTCCGAGCCCGGATGTTTCACCAGCAATGGGTAATTATAAGTGGTTTTATCCGATTTTATATCCCCATTAGTTGCCCAGCCATTCGTATATACTTCCTTGGAAATAGAATAATCCGGTGAGGCCGCTGCCAAAACGTACGCAATTAAGGTTTCGTTATAGCCTTTAAGCTGTAGGTTGATGTCAAAATTATGATCAGGGCTCCAATGCCAATAGAGTACATTTTGGTTTTGAGTGTACCAATCCCATTCCACCCCTTTCCACAAGTCATCGGCCTTAGTAGCCAGTTCCTTTTCCGCTGGGGAACCCTCCTTAAAATATTCTTTTATGGTAATCAGGCCTTGGACCAAAAAAGCGGTTTCCACCAAATCGCCACCGTTGTCCATTGTGCTAAAAGGCTTTACTTTCCCGGTGTTTCCATCCAGCCAGTGGGGCCAGGCTCCATGGAATCGGTCCGCATTCTCTAGAAAATCCAGCATCTTTTGCAACCTTGCAACTGCCTGTTCCCTAGGGATATAATTACGCTCTATGCCTACCAAAAGAGCCATAAGACCAAAACCGGTTCCCCCAGTGGTTACCGTACTGGCATCATTCGCCGGATTATCTGGATGATAGCGCTCCCTAGCACAGCCCGAGTTGACCTCCGCATAATCCCAGAAATATTTAAAAGTTTCCCTTTGGGTAAGGTCCATCAATTCCTCATCCGATATCACCTCAACTATTGGAGGTTCCTCTTTGGGCGGATCGGGCAATTGTGATTCCCCGGTAGGCCCTTGGGAGCCATCCCCAGAGCAGGAAAAGAATAAGGCAAGCGAAAAGAATATAAAAATAGCTCTCATTTACATATTTATGGGATAGCGAAATTTGGTTTCTGAAGGTTCAGGGAATCTGTAGATGTTATTCTGCAGCGCTACTTGTGAACCCTAGTTTTTTTAATCCTTTTTGAACATCTTTATTGCTCATAAACAGCTCCCATAACATTCCGGATCTATAATTTTCGATCATTACAGGAATAGGGCCTTGGTCAATAGCCAAGTACCGTGGAACGCTCCAATTATGCTCAAAACTAAAGGCATCATAAGGTCCATATTTCCCGATCAGGGAATCTTGTTCCTGATACATATAGCGCAAAAATCGAATACTCTCTTCTGGAGTATAGGGCATAGACGATAGAGCAGCTGTAGGTGTAATTACGCCTAAATCTTTATCTGGCCGGTGGGCCGAATATCCTTCCATGGAGTAGCTTGATGAATGTCCCCATAAATTCTCCCCGTATCCCTTATAATTATTAGGATTGGCTACTGCATGTTCGTAATGGATAAGAGCATGATTCCGATTTAGCTTCCAATAATCACCATATTGATCTGTTAATCCTTTTGGATTTAATCCCAAATAGGAATAGTGGGCCCAGAACAAAGGACCAACTGGTGATTTATCGTGCTCGTAATGGTTTAATTCGGTTTCAAGGCCATAATAGACAGTGTCTTTAGCAATTTCACCATTTAACGCCCATCCCTTATCGTAAACTTCTCTATCTATTGGGTGCGTAGGAGAGGCTGCGGCAAGAACATACATCACCAAAGCTTCATTATAACCCCCAACAGGGAAGTTCATATCCCATCCATAATTAGGAGACCAATGCCAATACATCACTTTTTCCCCTCCTTTGGTATACCAGTCCCATTCTACTTCCTCCCATAATTTTTGGATTCTACTGCTAATGGATTTCTCTGCCTCGGTAGTACCTCGTCTATCAAAAAATTCCTTTACGGTAAGTAGGCCCTGCACTAAAAAAGCAGACTCTACAAGATCTCCACCATCATCCATTTTACTAAAGGGAGTTGTGGTTCCATCGGGTTTTAACCAGTGTGGCCATACGCCGTGAAAACGATCTGCTTTCTCCAGAAAATCCAGTATCCGCAAGTAACGTTCTGCCGCCTGTTCTTGGGTAATGAATCCACGCTCCACACCAACCAAAATAGCCATTAGTCCAAATCCGGACCCTCCAATGGTAATTATATCCTTATCGTGACTGGGATAAATATTGTCCATATGTATCCGTTCTCTTGCCAAGCCTGAAATAGGTTCGGCCCCTTCCCAAAAATAATCGAAGGTCTGCCTTTGAACTTTGTCCAGCAATTCAGCGTCTGTGCCGTTTTCTATTATGGAGTTGTTAGCAATAGCCTGATTTTTTGCATTGGACTTTTTTTGGCCGTTACAACTTGTTAAAAAAAGTGCAACGACCATTGTTAATGTAACTATAGATAATCTCATATTCTAAATCCTATAAATCGGTATTTCTTATGTTTTGTATTTCTTCTTGTGACAAGGCTTTGTTGAACAACCTCAGTTCATCTATAAAGCTGGCATCGTATGAATGCCCCCATTCGGTAAACCTAGGTGCCCCAGACCCTACGGATAGCAGGTCGCAACCAGTCCAATCCACACCTGAAAAATCTGATTCTTTAACAATTTCTCCATCAAAATACACGATAGCCTTACCGTTTGCAATTGTAAATGCCATATGCACCCATCCGGTTGTGGTAGGATCCAATGATGCAGCAGCACCGCCATCTACCCAAGTATCTGCAGTACCATTGCCAACATTTAATTTAAATGTCTGATTAGTGGCATTACCTTCCCTAAAAAATCTGAATCCGTTAGTCCGTAAATTTTGTACGGTTGGAAATTCTGGCCTTTCCAAATCCTCTGGTCCCATAACCAAAATCCCTGCTCTATCTGGAGCGGCATTTAGGTTGTACCAGAAGGTAGCGCTAAACTCGGGTGTGGTCAATCCGGTTGTAGGATAGGTTAAATAGGAATCTGCCGCTCCTGCATAGGCATCTGTACCCCTAACGCTTTCCCCAGCGAAACCAGGCGCACCTATAATTGTAGCGGCTGCATTCGTGAATTTATTCTTGGTATCCCCGTCAAAAGCTAGGTAAAACATTTCCCCGTCAAATTCCCCGGTATAGGGATTGGTAATATTGATCATGTTCTGGATATCGGCCTCGGTCAATGCTGTGTTGAACAAGCGGAGTTCATCCATAGCGCTGTTATCGGATTTATGGTCCCAATAGCTAAATGTCTCCCCTCCGGATCCAATGGTCATTTTATCGCACCCTGTCCAATCTACAGGCGCACCTAGTGTAGCAGTTCTAACTGGCACGCCATTAAAAAAGATCGTGCTTTCTGTTGCGGAGATAGATAGAGCAATATGTACCCATTCCCCAGCGGTTACATCGAGCACCCCGCCATCGTTCCAGCTTTCTCCGGTGCCAATACCTACATTGGCTTTTATAGTCTGATTAGTAGCACTGCCTTCCCTAAACAACCGAATCCCTTGATTGCGATCATCGGCATCGTCCCCGATAACAAGAATA
Encoded here:
- a CDS encoding glucoamylase family protein; translation: MRAIFIFFSLALFFSCSGDGSQGPTGESQLPDPPKEEPPIVEVISDEELMDLTQRETFKYFWDYAEVNSGCARERYHPDNPANDASTVTTGGTGFGLMALLVGIERNYIPREQAVARLQKMLDFLENADRFHGAWPHWLDGNTGKVKPFSTMDNGGDLVETAFLVQGLITIKEYFKEGSPAEKELATKADDLWKGVEWDWYTQNQNVLYWHWSPDHNFDINLQLKGYNETLIAYVLAAASPDYSISKEVYTNGWATNGDIKSDKTTYNYPLLVKHPGSETYGGPLFFSHYSFLGLNPIGLKDEFVDYGEVSINHASINYRYAVENPKQFIGYGPDCWGLSASYSRNSDGSLGYSAHSPANDVGVISPTAAISSIPYTPTESLKAMHYFYQHKDKLLGPAGFYDAFSPQYNFWVAEAYLAIDQGPQIIMIENYRTGLLWKLFMQNKEVKAGLTKLGFTYGN
- a CDS encoding glucoamylase family protein; translated protein: MRLSIVTLTMVVALFLTSCNGQKKSNAKNQAIANNSIIENGTDAELLDKVQRQTFDYFWEGAEPISGLARERIHMDNIYPSHDKDIITIGGSGFGLMAILVGVERGFITQEQAAERYLRILDFLEKADRFHGVWPHWLKPDGTTTPFSKMDDGGDLVESAFLVQGLLTVKEFFDRRGTTEAEKSISSRIQKLWEEVEWDWYTKGGEKVMYWHWSPNYGWDMNFPVGGYNEALVMYVLAAASPTHPIDREVYDKGWALNGEIAKDTVYYGLETELNHYEHDKSPVGPLFWAHYSYLGLNPKGLTDQYGDYWKLNRNHALIHYEHAVANPNNYKGYGENLWGHSSSYSMEGYSAHRPDKDLGVITPTAALSSMPYTPEESIRFLRYMYQEQDSLIGKYGPYDAFSFEHNWSVPRYLAIDQGPIPVMIENYRSGMLWELFMSNKDVQKGLKKLGFTSSAAE
- a CDS encoding LamG-like jellyroll fold domain-containing protein, with the protein product MKNLKLICASLIAVFFFYGCDQGIDAITQVDPGTDATAPQIKINYPTEGVKIKVLDVVTSITIDFEVTDDIEIAKIDVMLDGGKIGTYSSFKDYRRFMEKDLVYDKLTDGSHELSISATDTEGKTTVATVNFEKEPAYTPLFAGETFYMPFDGDYFDLVGLKKADKVGTPGFAGLGLIGTNAYQGATDAYLTYPTDGLLGTEFTAAFWYKVDASPDRAGILVIGDDADDRNQGIRLFREGSATNQTIKANVGIGTGESWNDGGVLDVTAGEWVHIALSISATESTIFFNGVPVRTATLGAPVDWTGCDKMTIGSGGETFSYWDHKSDNSAMDELRLFNTALTEADIQNMINITNPYTGEFDGEMFYLAFDGDTKNKFTNAAATIIGAPGFAGESVRGTDAYAGAADSYLTYPTTGLTTPEFSATFWYNLNAAPDRAGILVMGPEDLERPEFPTVQNLRTNGFRFFREGNATNQTFKLNVGNGTADTWVDGGAAASLDPTTTGWVHMAFTIANGKAIVYFDGEIVKESDFSGVDWTGCDLLSVGSGAPRFTEWGHSYDASFIDELRLFNKALSQEEIQNIRNTDL